A DNA window from Daucus carota subsp. sativus chromosome 3, DH1 v3.0, whole genome shotgun sequence contains the following coding sequences:
- the LOC108211268 gene encoding protein NRT1/ PTR FAMILY 5.6 encodes MEKLKKEETLDDNEDKFVHDYSVDHKGKVPLRASTGVWKASLFIITIEFSERLSYYGIATSLIIYLTKVIHQDLKTAAKSVNYWSGVTTVMPLVGGFVADAYLGRFSTVLISSIVYLLGLLLLTMSRVIPSWRPCASGLCHKPRKLHEVLFFLAIYLISIGTGGHKPALESFGADQFDDDHPEERIQKMSFFNWWSCGLCSGLLTAVTVIVYVQDHAGWGTADIILTCVMASTIVIFCLGRPFYRFRIPSGSPLTPMLQVFVAAITKRKLPLPSSPDQLYEAPKSANNQGRLLCHTTGLSFLDKAAIIEGGQSLVDKQNNPWRLTTVTKVEETKLILKTIPIWLTSLTFGICQAQISTFFIKQSATMDRNITHSFIIPPASVYSLNALGVIISVIIYDKLLVPLLRRATGNERGLSILQRIGVGMTFTFATMVVAALVEKKRLNRHYNDPINGSQSMSVFWLAPQFVIIGLGDGFTLVGLQEYFYDQVPDSMRSLGIGLYLSVLGVSNFLSSFLITIVDQVTERRGKSWFGKDVNSSRLDYFYWLLAVLTVLNFVAYVAVAQRYSYKNVQKRGGKAIVDCDQGDRMQATP; translated from the exons ATGGAGAaactaaagaaagaagagaCTCTTGATGATAATGAAGATAAATTTGTGCATGACTATTCGGTGGATCATAAAGGAAAGGTTCCTCTTCGAGCCTCCACTGGTGTATGGAAAGCTTCTCTGTTTATCATAA CAATTGAGTTCAGTGAGAGATTGAGTTATTATGGGATAGCGACGAGTCTGATCATATACCTAACCAAGGTGATCCATCAGGACCTTAAAACTGCAGCAAAGAGTGTCAATTATTGGTCTGGCGTAACTACTGTAATGCCACTGGTCGGAGGTTTTGTTGCGGATGCCTACTTGGGACGATTCTCCACAGTTCTGATATCGTCTATTGTTTATCTGCTG GGTTTACTTCTTTTGACAATGTCAAGAGTAATTCCGAGCTGGAGGCCTTGTGCTTCCGGCCTTTGCCACAAACCAAGGAAGTTACATGAAGTGCTCTTCTTTCTTGCAATCTATTTGATCTCTATAGGCACTGGAGGACACAAGCCAGCTCTCGAGAGCTTTGGGGCAGACCAATTTGATGATGATCACCCCGAAGAGAGAATACAAAAGATGTCCTTTTTCAACTGGTGGTCCTGTGGCCTCTGTTCTGGACTTTTAACTGCTGTAACTGTTATTGTTTATGTCCAAGACCATGCAGGTTGGGGGACTGCAGATATTATCCTCACATGTGTTATGGCTTCTACTATAGTGATCTTCTGTTTGGGAAGGCCATTTTATCGTTTTAGGATACCATCAGGAAGCCCCTTGACGCCAATGCTGCAAGTCTTTGTGGCAGCTATAACCAAGAGGAAACTGCCACTTCCTTCTAGCCCAGATCAATTGTACGAGGCCCCTAAATCAGCGAACAATCAAGGAAGGCTTCTCTGCCACACAACGGGTCTTAG CTTTCTTGACAAGGCTGCAATCATTGAAGGCGGACAGAGTTTAGTTGACAAACAGAATAACCCCTGGAGACTCACAACAGTGACCAAAGTTGAGGAAACCAAACTCATTTTAAAAACCATTCCAATATGGCTAACTTCTCTAACCTTCGGCATCTGTCAAGCACAAATCTCAACATTCTTTATCAAACAAAGTGCCACAATGGACCGTAACATCACCCACAGTTTCATCATCCCACCAGCCTCAGTCTACAGCCTAAACGCCCTTGGAGTGATCATTTCAGTCATAATTTATGACAAACTTCTAGTTCCACTATTAAGACGGGCAACAGGTAACGAAAGAGGCCTCAGTATCCTCCAAAGAATAGGCGTTGGAATGACCTTCACATTCGCCACAATGGTAGTAGCAGCCTTAGTTGAAAAAAAGAGACTAAACCGCCATTACAACGATCCAATCAATGGTTCACAGTCAATGAGTGTGTTCTGGCTAGCTCCACAGTTTGTGATCATTGGTCTGGGAGATGGATTCACTCTGGTGGGATTGCAAGAGTACTTTTATGATCAGGTCCCGGACTCGATGAGAAGTTTAGGCATTGGCCTGTACCTCAGTGTGCTTGGAGTTTCGAATTTCCTTAGTAGCTTCCTGATCACAATTGTTGATCAAGTGACTGAGAGACGTGGGAAGAGCTGGTTTGGCAAGGATGTGAACAGCAGCAGATTGGACTATTTTTACTGGCTGTTGGCAGTGCTCACTGTCTTGAACTTCGTCGCGTATGTGGCTGTGGCACAGAGATACTCATACAAGAATGTTCAGAAACGAGGCGGTAAGGCCATTGTAGATTGTGATCAAGGTGACAGAATGCAGGCCACACCTTAA